TCAGTTTATCTTTATTAAAAACTGTTTTCCAATTAGTTACTTCCGTCTTAACCTTAGCGATTATCGGGGCTTTGGGATATGTTGGTTATAAAGTGTTTATTGGCGATAAAAACTCATCGGCCAGTTAAGGAGTAATTAGATCATGCGCGTTTTAGGCAAGTCTGAGGTCAAAATTTCCCCCATTTTAATGGGAACTTGGCAAGCGGGAAAAGCGATGTGGACGGGGATTAAAGATGAGGAAACCATTCAAGCAATTCGCTCAGGAGTGGAAGCAGGAATTACCACCATTGATACAGCCGAAATTTATGGGGAAGGTTATTCGGAACAAATTGTTGCCCAAGCGGTTGCCGATATTCGGGAAAAAGTACAGTTAGCCAGTAAGGTTTTTCCCACCCACTTAAAGTATGATCAGGTAATTGAAGCCTGCGATCGCTCCTTGAAACATCTGAAAACCGATTACCTCGATTTATATCAGATTCATTGGCCCAGTGGTTCCTTTAATAGCGAAATTGTCCCGATTTCTGAAACCATGGAGGCGCTGAATCATCTCAAGCAGCAAGGAAAAATTCGCGCGATCGGGGTATCGAATTTCTCACGAGATCAACTTGCCGAAGCGCAACAATATGGGCAAATTGATAGTGTGCAGCCTCCCTATTCCCTCTTTTGGCGACAAGCAGAGAAAGAATTAATCCCCTATTGTGTGGAAAATGAGATTACTGTGCTTGCTTATTCCTCTCTCGCCCAAGGCTTATTAACGGGCAAATTTGGCCCCAATCATCAGTTTGAAGAAGGGGATCATCGCTCGAAAAATAAGCTGTTTCAGGGAGAGAATTATCAACGCGCCTTAAGCGCGATCGCGGATTTACGTCCGATTGCTGAGAAAAAGGGCTGTACCTTAGCTCAACTCGCCCTAGCATGGCTGATTGCTCAACCCAATACCTGCGCGATCGCGGGAGCAAGAAATCCTGAACAAGCCCTAGGAAATGCTAAAGCCCTTAATATTAATTTATCAGACGCTGAACTAAACGAGATTGATCAAATTGGACGTAAAGTAACTGATCACTTATTAGACGAAAATCCCGTTCTTTGGACATTTAAAGTTTAAGGAAAACATGGCACAATATAAGTGACCTCTTTAACACTTAAGTATTTTCAAGGGCTTATTCGTTTTCAATGTTTTTCTTACCCTTGAGGCCCCGCCTATTAATCCTAATCTGTAGCTACTTTGTCCTTAGTTATGCCCCTAGCGCCTTCGCTTTATCAGAATGGGAATTTAATCCTGAAACTTCGCATTTACAGTTTACACTTGAAGACTCACTCACCCCAACTTATTTTTTCCTTGATGATCCCAAGCGCATTGTCATTGATATTCCTAAAACGCAACTAGAAGGAGACTCAATTCAGCAAAATTACCAAGGGCTAATTCAAGAAATTCGCATTGGGCAATTTGAAGAAGAAACTGCTCGCATTGTTCTCGAACTCGCTCCAGATGCAACATTAGCCTCTGATGAGATTTCTTTAAATGCCACTGCTAAGGGGGAGGAGAAGCAATGGCAATTGAACCCAACCCTTGAGAAAGTTGAATTTCCGCTTTCTACTCTTATGACAATCCCCTCTTTAGAAGAGAAAGCTGTGATTTCCTCTCAGCAAAAAGTACAAGTTCCCTCACCCCCCTCAGAACAAGCCAGAAGCTCTCAGGAGTCTTCTTCAGAATTGACATTACCAGCAGGAACCGAATTTCAAGTTCGTTATCGTGGCGAGACCTCTTTAAAATTAGAAGTAGATCAACCTTGGCAAGAGGTACTATTTCTAGAAAGCGAGTTAACTAATGAGGAAGGCGAGTTAATTGCTTCCAACCAAACCCCAGTCATTGGAAAATTTGAAACCACATCTGAGGGAACTCGATTTGTTACTCAAGCCCTGATTACAACAGTTGAGCCGACAGCAACTAGAGAACTTAACACGGTAATTCCACTAAAAGCACATTCCTCCTTGATTAACAATCCAGAATCCAAATCAAGCTCGAACCAGATCACTATTTGTCCTGATACGCTATTGACATTAGAATTGAGAGAAGACTGGAATTATCAAAGATGAAACTAACCACTGAGCTGGCTTTAAAAATTAATGTTGAAGGGAGTCCCGAGCAAACTCTAGAGGTGTCTCAGGATCAACTCATCTTTGGTCGTTCCTCACAATGTGATGTATATCTTCCCTATTCGGAAATTTCCCGCCAGCACTGTCAATTGCGTCGCCTCGCAAAAGGGCAATGGCGAATTGAAGACTTAGGG
This window of the Euhalothece natronophila Z-M001 genome carries:
- a CDS encoding aldo/keto reductase, with amino-acid sequence MRVLGKSEVKISPILMGTWQAGKAMWTGIKDEETIQAIRSGVEAGITTIDTAEIYGEGYSEQIVAQAVADIREKVQLASKVFPTHLKYDQVIEACDRSLKHLKTDYLDLYQIHWPSGSFNSEIVPISETMEALNHLKQQGKIRAIGVSNFSRDQLAEAQQYGQIDSVQPPYSLFWRQAEKELIPYCVENEITVLAYSSLAQGLLTGKFGPNHQFEEGDHRSKNKLFQGENYQRALSAIADLRPIAEKKGCTLAQLALAWLIAQPNTCAIAGARNPEQALGNAKALNINLSDAELNEIDQIGRKVTDHLLDENPVLWTFKV
- a CDS encoding AMIN domain-containing protein; translated protein: MFFLPLRPRLLILICSYFVLSYAPSAFALSEWEFNPETSHLQFTLEDSLTPTYFFLDDPKRIVIDIPKTQLEGDSIQQNYQGLIQEIRIGQFEEETARIVLELAPDATLASDEISLNATAKGEEKQWQLNPTLEKVEFPLSTLMTIPSLEEKAVISSQQKVQVPSPPSEQARSSQESSSELTLPAGTEFQVRYRGETSLKLEVDQPWQEVLFLESELTNEEGELIASNQTPVIGKFETTSEGTRFVTQALITTVEPTATRELNTVIPLKAHSSLINNPESKSSSNQITICPDTLLTLELREDWNYQR